ACGCGCCACTGAGCGCAGCGCCGCGCCACCGCACGACGAGGACGAGAGTGAGGGTGCAGCCGATGACGCCGCGACGGCCCCGGCTCGGTGTGATGGGCGGCACGTTCGACCCGATCCACCACGGCCACCTGGTCGCCGCGAGCGAGGTGGCGGCCGAGTTCGACCTGGACGAGGTGATCTTCGTCCCCACCGGGCAGCCGACGTTCAAGCAGGGCCAGCACGTCACCGCCGCAGAGCATCGGTACCTCATGGCGGTCATCGCGACCGCGTCCAACCCGCGGTTCACGGTGAGCCGGGTCGACATCGACCGCCCAGGCCTGACGTACACCGTCGACACGCTGCGCGACCTCAACTCGCAGCGCCCGGGCGCCGATCTGTTCTTCATCACAGGCGCCGATGCCGTCGAGCAGATCCTCACCTGGAAGGACCCGGACGAGCTCTTCGGCATGGCACAGTTCGTCGCCGTGACCCGCCCAGGTCACACGTTGTCCATCGCCGGCTTGCCCGCGGACCGGGTCAGCCAGCACGAGATCCCTGCGCTGGCCATCTCCTCGACGGATGTCCGCGCGCGTGCGCGCGCCGGTCAGCCCGTCTGGTACCTCGTCCCCGACGGGGTGGTCCAGTACATCGCGAAGCACGGTCTGTATCGAGGTAACGATGAGTGAACCTGGAGAGCGGCGCCGCCGTCGAGAGATGGCGCGCCCGGACGAGGCCGGAGCCCTCGGAGCCCCCGGCGGCTCCGCAGGCGCCGAGAGCACGCCGATGTCGCGTCGGGCGCTGCGCAGCCAACCCGTCCAGTCGGTCGGGCCTGACGGCCACGCCGGGGCGCAAGGGCCCTACCAGGTGCCTGGCCTGGCGCCCGAGCCGCCGAGCCCGATGCGCTCGCGCCGCGCCATCCGCGACACCAGCCTCGAGCCGTCCGGGCCTGGGCAGGGCCCGTCCGCCCGCCCGGCGGCGAGCGGCTCGCCCTCCTGGGCCTCGCACCCAGGACAGCCGTCCGCGCCGACGCAGGGCCGGCCCGAGGCGAGGCCGGCAGCCGCCCCGCCGCCGGCCCGGCCCACCTACGCCGACCGCGCCGCCTCGGCCCCGCCGGCCGCAGCGCGCCCGTCGTCCACCCCGCCGCCCGCCCCCCGCCAGCCCGAGCCGTCTCGCCCGTGGGGCGCCCCGGCGCCGACCTCCAGCGGCCCCGCGGCCTGGGGCGCCAGCCCTGCCTCCGCGGCTCCCGCGCCGGCGGCGCCGTTCGGCCAGCCCAGTCCGGCGGCGCCGCAGGGCTCCTCGCCCTCACGGACCAGCGCCCGCCCGCCAGTGTGGGGCGGGGCCGCGGAGGCCGGGACCGCCGCGCCTGTCGTGAGCCCGGCGGCCGCGCCTGGCTGGCGGCCCACCGCGAGCCCCAGCGGTCCGTCCTGGGCGAGCACCGCGCCGGGCTCCCCGCCGCAGGCACGCACGGCTCCGCCGGTCGCGCCGGTCGACGCGCCGTCCCCCGCGGCCGCGGCCACTCCCGCCTGGGCCCCCAGCGCGCCCGCCGATGAGCCGGCTGCCCCGCCGTGGGGCGCCCTGTCCCGCTCGACGCGGGCCGACAGCGAGGACGGGCCGGAGCCTGGACCCAGCACCACGACGTACGCTAGTCACGACGACGACGAGGACGCCGAGTACGACGAGCGTCCTTCGCACCCGTACACCTGGCTGCAGCTGATCGTGCTGGCGCTGGTCGCGTTCGTCCTCGGCTTCCTCATCATGCTGCTCGGCAGCAAGGCGGCGGGCGGCGACGATTCCGCCGCCGGACCGGTGGCCACGCACATGGCCGCCGCCGCTGCCGTCGACCTATCGACCGGCCTGCGCGCGCTCTGACGAGCGCCCGCAGCCGCCCATCACAAAGGAGTCCCGTGCCGGCAACCGAACGCGCCGTCGAGCTCGCCATCCTGGCAGCCCGCGCCGCAGCCGACCTCAAGGCTGAAGAGATCATCGCCCTCGACGTGAGCGAGCAGCTCGTCCTGACGGACGCGTTCGTCATCGCGTCGGGCACCAACGAGCGCCAGGTCGGCGCCATCGTCGACGCCGTCGAGGAGTCCCTGCACAAGGCCGGCTCCAAGGCCGTGCGGCGCGAGGGCAAGTCGGAGGGCCGCTGGGTCCTCCTGGACTTCGGCGACATCGTGGTCCACGTGCAGCACGCCGAGGACCGCGTGTACTACGCGCTCGAGAAGCTGTGGAAGGACTGCCCGGCCATCGAGCTCCCGGCGGACATCCGCAGCGGGGACGGCACCACCGCCGACGAGACCGTCGAGGACGGAACCGCCGGATGACCGCGGGGCGCGTGCTGCTCTGGCGGCACGGGCGCACCGCGCACAACGCCTCCGGGCGTCTGCAGGGACAGGTCGACATCCCGCTCGATGACGTGGGCCTGTGGCAGGCCCGGACCGCGGCGGCCGCGCTGGCCGCCCGGTACCGGCCCACGCGCGTCGTCAGCTCGGACCTCTCGCGAGCACGGGCCACCGCCGGCGCGCTCGCCGCGCAGGTCGGGCTCGAGCTCGTGCTCGACCCGCGTGTGCGGGAGCGCTCGTTCGGCGACTGGGAGGGCATGACCTCCGACGAGATCGCGGCGCGCTGGCCCGACGAGCACGCCGCGTGGGCGCGGGGCGGCGAGCCGCACCGTCCTGGCGGCGAGAGCCGTGCGGACGTGGCGGAGCGCATGCGCGAGGCAGTGGGCGAGCACGCGGCCGGGCTCGGCGCGGGGGACACCCTCGTGGTCGTCACCCACGGCGCGGCGATCAGCCTGGCCGTGGGCGCGCTCCTCGGGCTGCCCTCCGACTGGCGGGGCATCACCGGTCCCAGCAACGCCCACTGGGCGGAGCTGCACGCGGGGCGCCTCTCGCACGGCGGGGCGTGGCGGCTCACCGGCTACAACCTGGGCCCCACAGACGCCTCGGCGGACTGGAACGCGGGACCCGATCAGCAGGTCAGAGATCCCGATTAGCCATTCGGGGCCTCTCTGACCTACAGTTATCCACGCCCGCAAGGGCACGGGGGATCCGCCCGGAACACGTTTCTGGTTGGTCTCACGGGGCTGTGGCGCAGCTGGTAGCGCACCTGCATGGCATGCAGGGGGTCAGGGGTTCGAATCCCCTCAGCTCCACCGAAGACGAAGAGCGTCCGACCACTGGTCGGGCGCTCTTCGTCGTATGCGGCTGCTCTGGTGCTCTCGAGGGCGGGCGGCATGAGGGCGCCCCTGACCCGGCCGCCCTCGCGTCATCAGGGAGCGATCACGAGCTCCGTGATGAGGCCGTCCTCGAGGCGGAAGCGCATCCGGAGGTCGACCGTTCCGCCCGGGAAGTCGCCTCGAGGTGCGACAGGACGATCCAGCGGCGCTGTCCGCGTCGCGTGCGACCTGGTGGCCCTCGAGGCGCCGCCGCACCGGCTCGGGCAGCGATTCAGGCTGGTGCGCCGTGGTGGTCGTCGAGTGGTCCTGTCGCGTGCTCGTCATGCCGTGGACTGTGCGCCCTGCCCCAGGGGCGAGGTCCACCGGCGACCAGGGCTCCTCAGCGGGAGATCCGGAAGACGGGCCACCCGATCTCGGTCACGGAGTGCGGATCGATCCCGGGGAACCCCTCGAGGTAGGACTCCCGGATGGGCCCGTCGACTGAGAGCTCGTGGCGGGCGACGTGCTCGCCGAGCGCCGCGTAGACGTGCGGCGTCGTCTCGTCGGCGCCGCGGTGGGTGGCGACGGCGAGCTCCACCTGCGGGAGCCGCACAACCCTCGCGCGCCCCTCGAGAGCCCAGTCCTCGGGCTCCGCCGCGACGGGGACATGGACGGAGGCGGAGCCCTTCTCGTCGAGGAAGAGCTCAGTGGATCACTCCCCGCCGTAGGGCCCGCTCCGGCGCAGCGCGCCGCCGTCGGCGAGGGCGGTCAGCTCGGCCACCGACCGCTGGAACCACGTGCCGAGATCGGCCAGCGCGATGGTCTCGGTGATCGCCACAGCCAGCGTCTCCGGCACGCTGCGGTGCGTGATCGGGATGGGCGCCGACGTCTCGTCCAGCAGGCCGCGCAGGCTCCGCACGGCACGGGCCTCCTCGAGTCGCGCCTCCATGCGCTCGAGGTGCTCGGAGACGAGCTCCGCCCTCGTGGCCACGGCCGGGGCTGCGAGCACGTCGCGGATCACGTCGACCGGCAGCCCGAGTGCGCGCAGCTCGCGGATGACCCGGGCGTCGGCCAGCTGCTCGGGCGCGTACCTGCGGTAGCCGTTGTGCGCGTCGACGGCGGCGGGGGTGAGCAGCCCGGACTGGTGGTAGAGGCGCAGCGCCTTCGCGCTGAGGTGGGTGGCCCGGGAGAAGTCGCCGATGGTCATGGAAGGGCGCATGGCTCCATCTTGCGCCGCCACGGGGGAGCGGTGCGGAGAACGCCCGCTCCGCTCCGCTGCTGGCTGACCAGCACGCCGAGGAGGACGAGCCCTGAGCCCACCGCCTGGCGGGCGCCGAAGGCCTCCCCGGCGGCCAGGGCGCCGAGTAGCATCCCGGTGACCGGGTTGAGCAGACCGAGCGCCCCGACGGCGCCCGCGGGCAGCTGGCGCAGGCCCGCGAACCAGGCGACGTAGGCGAGCGCTGTGGCCACCACCGTCACGTATCCGAATCCCAGGAGCGCGGGGCCGCCGAGCGGCGGTGGCGGGCCCTCGACCACGAGCGCGACGGGCAGGATCAGCGCGCCGCCGCCGATCAGCTGCCAGGAGGTCACGGCGACGGTCGACTCCGTGGGCGCCCATCGCTTGGTCAGGACGAAGCCGATCGACGACATCGCCATGGCCGCGATCGACGCGGCCACGCCCCAGCCGCGCACCGGGGCTCCCGGTCCGAGCAGGAGTGCTCCGACGCCCGCGACGCCGGTCACGGCGCCCAGGACGCCGAGGGCGGCGGGCCGCTCCGAGAGCAGCGGCCAGGCGAGCAGCATGAGGGCGAGCGCCGAGGTCGCCATGATCGTGGACGCCACGCTGGACGGCAGCAGCTGGGAGGCCACGTACACCAGGACGAAGAAGGCCCCGATGTTGAGCGCGCCCAGCACGAGCGACCGCCACCACCACGAGCCGCGGGGGAGCCTGCGCGCGAGGAGCAGCAGCAGGACTCCGGCCGGCAGCGCGCGGAGGGCGGAGCCCCACAGCGGCGACTCGGGGGGCAGGAACTGGCGGGTCACGTAGTAGTTCGAGCCCCACGCCACGGGCGCGATCGCGGTGACGAGGACCCACCGCCATTTTGCTTCCATGGAAGCGATAATAGCTTCCAGGGAAGATATAGTCGTCGCATGGCAGAGCCGAGCGACCGGGTGGCCCGCATCCAGGCGGAGTGGCGTCGGGAGCGGCCCGACCTCGACGTCGCGCCCCAGGGGGTCATCGGGCGGCTGCACCGGCTCGCCGGGCGCCTCACCGCCGAGCTGGTCGCCGTCTACGAGAGGCACGGGCTGGGCGAGGGCGAGTTCGACGTGCTCGCGGCGCTCCGCAGGGCGGGCGCCCCGTACGAGCGCGCCCCGGTCGACCTCGCCCGGCACACCATGGTCACCACCGGTGCGATGACCAAGCGGGTCGACCGGCTCGTGGCCGCGGGGCTCGTGGAGCGCCGGCCCGCCGAGGGCGACGGCAGGCGCCGGATCGTCGCGCTCACCCCGGCGGGGCTCGAGGTGATCGACGCCGCGTTCGCCGAGCACATGCAGAACGAGCGGCGGCTCGTGGACCAGCTGTCGCCCGACGACCAGGCGGCGCTCGAGCCGATCCTCACGCGTTGGCTCCAGGCGTACGAGGGCGAGTGACGGCGGTGCTGAGCCGCGCGGGCTCGAGCGCTCGCCCCCTCGGGCCGCTGAGGCCCACTACCGTGGCGCCGTGAGCAGCAACGACGCCACCGAGCAGCCGATCGACCCCGACAGCACCGCCTGGCGGCGCCGCCTCCCGACCGCCGCCGAGGGGCGCGCCGACGTGGGCATGGCCGTCGCGCTCTTCGCGGGCGCGGTGCTGAGCTGGGTGCTGTACCGGACCGCCGGGATCTACGAGGACCCCGCTTCCGGGCCGGTGTCCCTGCTCTGCCTCGCTGGCGCGACCCTGCCGCTCGCGTGGCGCAGGCGGTGGCCGGCGGCAGTGGGCGCCGCGGTGGCCACGGCGTTCGTGCTGATCGCCACGCTGTCGGTGCCGGAGCTGCTGGTCGTCAACATCGCGCTGTTCATGGCGCTGTACTCGGTGGGCGCCTGGGAGCCGTCGCGGCGGCGGGCCACGTGGGTGCGCGTCGCCGTGATCATCGGGATGCTGGTGTGGCTCCTGGTGTCGCTGTTCCAAGCCTCGACCGACGAGGAGATGCTCGAGAAGTTCGACGGGGCGGGCGTGCTCTCCCCGATGGTCGCGTACATGCTCATCCAGCTGCTCACGAACGTCCTGTACTTCGCCGGCGCGTACTGGTTCGGCGACCATGCGTGGGCCTCGGCTCGCGACCGGGCCCGCATGCGCTGGCGCACGCGCGAGCTGCAGGTCGAGCGGCTCCGCGTCGAGGCGCAGGCGGTGACCATCGAGCGGCTGCGCCTGGCCCGTGAGCTGCACGACTCCGTCGGCCACCACGTGTCGTTGATGGGCGTGCAGGCCGCCGCCGCGCGCACCCTGCTCGACGTCGACCGTGAGCGGGCGGCGGCCGCCATGGAGCACGTCGAGGACGCCGCGCGCGAGGCCGTCGACGAGCTCCACGGGCTGCTGACCACGTTGCGGGTGCACGAGTCGGAGGGCGGCCCGCAGGAGGCGGTGGGCTCGCTCGGCGTCGACCGGATCCCCGAGCTGGTCGAGGGCGCGTGCGAGGCCGGGGTGCGGGCCACCTACCAGGTGGTGGGCGAGCCGGCGCCGCTGCCGCCCGTCACGTCGCTCAACCTGTACCGGATCGCGCAGGAGGCGCTCACCAACGTGCGCAAGCACGCCGGGGCGAGCGCCCAGGCCGACGTGCGCCTGCGGTACCTGACCGACGCGGTGGAGCTCGAGGTCGCCGACGACGGAGTGGGGCTGCGCCGGGCGTCGTCCGACGGCGCCGCGGGCAGGCTCGGGCTGGTGGGCATGCGGGAGCGCGTGGCGGCCGACGGCGGCGAGCTCCTGACGGCGCCACGGCGGCTCGGCGGGTTCGTGGTCCGCGCCCAGGTGCCGCTGCGCAGGGAGACCGCCGACGCCCGACGGGAGACCGCCGATGTCTGAGCAGATCACGGTGCTGCTGGTCGACGACCAGGCGCTGGTGCGCGGCGGGTTCGCGACCATCCTCGACGCGCAGCCCGACATCACCGTGGTGGGGGAGGCCTCCACCGGGGCCGAGGGCGTCGCCGCCGCGCGCCGGCTCGACCCCGACGTGATCTGCATGGACGTGCAGATGCCCGACATGGACGGCCTCGAGGCCACCCGGCAGGTGGTCGCCGACCCCGGGATCCGCGCCGGCGTGCTGATGCTCACCACGTTCAACCGGCAGGACTACCTGGTCGAGGCGCTGAGCGCGGGCGCCAGCGGCTTCCTGCTGAAGAACTCGCGTCCCGCGCAGCTGGTCGACGCGGTGCGCGCGCTCGCGGCCGGCGACGCGCTGCTGGCGCCCGAGGTGACCCGGGCGGTGATCCGGCAGGCGCTCGAGGGCGCCGCCGCCGGGCGGGACCTCGGCGTGCGGGCCGCTCCGCCGCACGGCGGAGGCCTCCCCGCGGAGGTGTCGGCCCTCACCGACCGGGAGCTGGGCGTGCTCCGGCTGCTGGCCCGCGGGCTGTCGAACGACGAGATCGCCGCGGAGCTCGTCGTCGGCCGGGCGACCGTCAAGACGCACGTGTCCAACGTGCTCATGAAGCTCGCCCTGCGCGACAGGGTCCAGGCGGTGGTGTTCGCGCACCAGCACGGCCTGGTCTCCAGCGACTGACTCAGCCTCGCGGCGGAGACGCGATTTCCACCTCGCGCCGGAGGTGGGACCTGCGGCGACGTCCGTAATCTCGAGGGCAGCGGGGCAACAGCCCGAACCAGAACTCGAGAGAGGGCGACATGCTGCAGCTCGACGGCATCACCCGGTCATTCGGAGATCGTCGCGTGCTCGACGACGTGTCCTTCACGGTCGCGAGCGGCCGCCTGACGGGGTTCGTCGGCGCCAACGGCGCGGGCAAGACGACCACCATGCGGATCATCTTGGGCGTGCTCTCGCCCGACGCCGGCGCGGTCACCATCGACGGGCGTCCCCTGGACACCGTCCAGCGCCGCTCGTTCGGGTACATGCCCGAGGAGCGCGGCCTGTACCCGAAGATGAAGATCGCCGAGCAGCTCGCCTACCTCGCCCGGCTGCACGGCTTCGACAAGGCGACAGCGATGGACCGGGCCCGCGACCTGCTGGAGCGCCTGGGCCTGGGCGAGCGCGCCGACGACGCGTTGGAGAGCCTCTCGCTGGGCAACCAGCAGCGGGCCCAGGTGGCCGCCGCGCTGGTCCACGACCCGCAGCTGCTCATCCTCGACGAGCCGTTCTCGGGCCTGGACCCGATGGCCGTGGACGTGGTCCTCGCCGTGCTCGCCGAGAAGGCCGCGACAGGAGTCCCGGTTCTGTTCTCGTCGCACCAGCTCGACGTGGTCGAGCGGCTGTGCGACGACCTGGTGATCATCGGCGGCGGGAAGATCCGCGCCGCGGGATCGCGCGCCGCCCTGCACGAGGAGTTCGGCTCGACCCGCTACGAGATCGCCGCGACCCAGGACATCGGGTGGCTGCGCAGCGAGCGCGGCGTGCGCGTCGTCGAGTTCGACGGCGGCTCAGCGCTGTTCGAGGCCGAGCCCGAGGCCGCGCAGGCCGTGCTGCGCTCGGCGCTCGAGCGGGGCCCGGTGACCACCTTCGGGCCCCAGCGCCCGACCCTCGGGGAGATCTTCCGCGAGATCGTCGCCGAGCCCACAGACGAGCCCGGCCACGCCGGCGACGTCACCGCACCCCTCGCGAACCAGAAGGAGATGGCCCGATGAGCGCGCAGCGCCCTGCCGTGCCCTCGATGTGGGGCTCCACGCTCCTCGTCGCGGAGCGCGAGATCACCACCCAGGTCCGCACCAAGGCGTTCCTCGTGTCCACCGCGATCACTCTCGTCCTCGTCCTGGCCGGGATCGTGGCCCCCTCCCTGTTCGGGTCGGACGACGACGCCACCAAGGTCGCCGTGGTCGCGTCGACCTCGGCCGTCGTGGAGTCCGCCGAGGGCCTGGAGGCGGTGCTGGCGGATGACGCTGACGAGGCACGGCGACTCGTCGCCGACGAGGAGGTCGAGGCGGCAGTGCTGCCCGGTGGCGGCGCGGTGGGCCTGACGGTCGTGGGCCTCACCAGTGCCCCGTCCGAGGTGGTGGGCGCGCTGTCGGTGTCGCCGACCGTCGAGGTGCTCGAGGGCGACGGGACGAGCGACGGCCTGCGGATGCTGGTGTCCCTGGCCTTCGGGTTCGTGTTCATGATGTCGGCCATGGGGTCGGGCAGCATGATCGCGCAGAACACCGTGCAGGAGAAGCAGACCCGGATCGTGGAGATCCTGCTCTCGGCGGTCCCGTCGCGTGCGCTCCTCGCGGGGAAGATCCTGGGGAACTCAGTGGTCGCGTTCGGCCAGACGGTGGCGATCGCCGTCGTCGCGGTGATCGGGCTGGTCGTCACCGCCCAGGATGACCTGCTCGGGGTGTTGGGCTCGGCGATCGTGTGGTTCGTCGTGTTCTTCGTGGTCGGGTTCGTGCTGGTGGCCGCGATCTTCGCGGCGAGCGCGTCGCTCGTGTCACGCCAGGAGGACGTCGGCTCAGTGCTGACCCCGGTGATGACGCTCGTGATGATCCCGTACTTCCTGGTGCTGTTCCTCAACGACAACGCGTTCGCCATGACGGTCATGTCGTACGTGCCGTTCAGCGCCACGGTGGGGATGCCCGTGCGGCTGTTCCTGGGGGAGGCCCAGTGGTGGGAGCCGCTCCTGTCGATGGGGATCCTGATCACGAGCACGCTGGTCGTCACGGCCATCGCGGCGCGCATCTACTCCGGGTCCCTGCTGCGGATGGGCGGGCGCACCACGGTGCGGGAGGCGCTGCGGGCCGACTCCTGAGGCGGCGCCCGCGACGCGGCCCGGTGGCGAGGACTCCCTCGCCACCGGGCCGCGTCGTCATGGGCTGGGCACGGGACGGGCTCGTCAGCCGACGGCCGACATGTCCATGTGGACGAACTCCCAGACGTGCCCGTCCGGGTCGGTCACGGCCCGCCCGTACATCGGGCCGTCCTCCTGGGTCTTGCCGTACACCGATCCGCCGTGCGCGACGGCGTTGCCCACCAGCGTGTCGACCTCCTCGCGGGAGCTCGCGGACAACGCGTTGAGGACCTGCACCGTGGCGCGAGGATCGGCGACGGGCGCCTCCGCGAAGTCGGCGAAGCGGTCGCGCTCCATGATCATCACGACGATCGCGTCCGAGACGACGATCGAGGTCACCTGCGCGTCGCTGAACATCTCGTTCACGTTGAACCCGAGCCCGGTGTAGAACTCGCGGGACGCGGTCACGTCCGCCACGGGCAGGTTCACGAAGATCATGCGTTCCATGGTGCTGGCTCCTCCGGTTGCGCGATCTGCTGACGCCGGTACTGACTGGGCCCGGGGCCCAGACTCGTCGCCCTGGCGGGGCCCGCGCCTCGCCCTGTCGCGTGTGGGCGGCCGTGGCTACGGTGGGGATATGACCTCCGTCACAGGATCCTCCGCGGCGTCGGACGGAGGGCTGGAGCGTGACTTCGCGGCCCTGGTCGAGCCCATGCGGCGCGAGATCATGGCGCACTGCTACCGGATGACGGGCTCGGTGCACGACGCCGAGGACCTGGTGCAGGAGACGTACCTGCGCGCGTGGCGCGCGATGCACGGGTTTGAGAACCGGTCGTCGCTGCGCACCTGGATGTTCCGGATCGCCACGAACACGTGCCTCACGCACCTGGCGGCGCGCTCGCGGCGCCCGCTGCCCACCGGCCTCGGGGCGGCCGCCGCCGATCCCGCGCACGAGCCCCGACCGGACGAGGCGGTGACGTGGCTCGAGCCGCTGCCCGACACGGTGGTGTGGGGCAACCCGACCACCGACCCGGCTGTGGCGGCGGTGGACCGCGAGTCGGTGCGACTCGCCTTCGTGGCGGCCTTGCAGCACCTCACCGCGAGGCAGCGCGCCGTCCTGCTGCTGCGCGACGTCCTGGCCTGGAGCGCGGCCGAGGTGGCCGACGCGCTCGACATGACCGTGGCGGGCGTGAACTCGACGCTGCAGCGGGCCCGGGCGAACGTCGCGCGGCTCGACCGCGAGGCGCCCGGCGAGATTGAGGGGGAGCGGCTGCGAGGCCTGCTCGACGCCTACGTCGCCGCGTTCGAGGCGTACGACGTGCCGGCCATCGTGGAGCTGATGGCCGCGGACGTGGTGTGGGAGATGCCGCCGTTCCCCGGCTGGTACGCCGGGCCCGCGGACGTGGCGGCGCTCATCTCGACGTGGTGCCCCGCCAGCGGGCCCGGCAGCATGCGGATGGTCCCCACCGCCGCCAACGGGGCGCCGGCGTACGGCCTCTACATGGCCGGGGCCGACGGCGCGCACCGGCCGTTCCAGGTGCAGGTGCTCGAGGTCGGAGACCGAGGGGTCGGCCGCGTGACCGCGTGGTTCGGGCCGCGGCTGTTCAGCGCGTTCGGGCTGCCCGACGAGCTGGAGCCGGCCGAGGCGTGAGGCGGTCGCGGGCTGTCAGTCCCACGAGAGCGCGCCCAACGCGACCTTGACCCCGATGTCGACCGCTGCGAGGAAGCCGGCGTCGGGGAACCTCTCGCGCAGCGCCTTCGCCGCTACGCCCGGGTCGCTCGTCGCGGTGACCACCTCCTCGAACACGTCCAGGTACTGCAACGTCCAGGTGACCGGGTCGCCCTGCCAGCCCGGCTTGCGATGTCCGGGGACCAGCTTCCGGGCGCCCGTCTCCTGGACGCCGCGCAGGCGGGCCGCCCACGCCGCGCGGTCTGCCTTCGTCGGCGTCCCGGCCGTCCAGACGTGATCGCCGCCGAACAGCAGCGCGCCGCCGAGCACCGTCCGGGTCTGCGGCTGCCAGAGGTAGTCGCCGCGCCACGCCAGCGGGTCGCCGCCCGCGCGCAGCTCGAACAGGAACCCGTCGAACTCGAACGTGTCGTCGGGCCACGGGTCGATCACCGCCCTGCGGGTGGGCAGGTTGCGCCCGAGCCGCTCCCACTGGATGCGCTTGCGCTCGTAGGTCCGCAGGATGTGGTCGACGACCCGCGGCGTGGCGAACATGTGCGCGTCGGGGAACGCGTCGGCGACGATGCCCGAGCCGAAGTAGAAGTCCGGGCCCGCGCCGCTGATCAGCACGTTCGTGACGGGCCTGCCGGTGTCGAGGGCAGCCGCCACGATGCGGTGGGCCTGCGACCGGGTGAAGCCCGCGTCGACGACCATGAGCGCCTCGTCGCCGTAGACCAGCGTGCTCGTCTTCGTCAGCGTGGTCTCGGAGGAGTCCAGCACGTCGACCGTCAACCCTGTCATCGCTGCTCCTGAGCCTGCGTGAGGACGGCTGCCCCTTGGCCCGATCTCGCGCGGTCCCGGTTCGGGGTCGCCTTCGACGTTACGCTCGTGCCCAGGGCCCAGCCACAGGGCTGGCCGCGCGAGAGGAGCCGGCCATGAGCGACAGCGGGAACGGCGACTTCGAGTTCGAGCGCCGCTTCTTCGTCCGGGAGGTTCCGAGGGAGGCCCTCGCCGAGCCGGATCCCGTCCTCATCGTGCAGAGCTACTACCTGGCCGACCACGGCTACGCCCTGCGCCTGCGGGCGCAGTCCTCGACGGCGCGGCTCGAGCTCGACGGCTCCGAGGACGTGCTCGAGGTGCTCGACGAGTTCGCCGACCAGTTCGACTTCTGCGCGTTGACGGCCAAGGGCCCGATGATCGAGGGCACGCGCTACGAGGCGGAGCGGGAGATCGACGTCAGCGTGGGCGTCGAGATGATCCGCCGGGGTGGCGCCCGCATCGTCAAGAACAGGTACTCGCTGTGGCTTGGTGGAGACGGCTGGGTGATCGACGTGTTCGGCGGAGCGAACCGCCCGCTGGTCATCGCCGAGTGCGAGCGCGGCGGCCCGGTGACGGACCTGACCATCCCCGCGTTCTGCGTCAGCGAGGTGACCGGAGACCGGCGGTTCGCGAACGACGCGCTGTCGGGCGCCCCGTTCTCCGGGTGGGCCGCCGCCTACGCCGCAGAGCTCGCGTCCCAGGGGCCGCGGTTCCTGCACGGCCTCGGGATCAACCGCTTCGAGCGGTAGGCCCCGCTCGGTGGGCGCGCCCCCTGCGGGCGGCGGACAGTGG
The sequence above is a segment of the Cellulomonas chengniuliangii genome. Coding sequences within it:
- the nadD gene encoding nicotinate-nucleotide adenylyltransferase, with protein sequence MTPRRPRLGVMGGTFDPIHHGHLVAASEVAAEFDLDEVIFVPTGQPTFKQGQHVTAAEHRYLMAVIATASNPRFTVSRVDIDRPGLTYTVDTLRDLNSQRPGADLFFITGADAVEQILTWKDPDELFGMAQFVAVTRPGHTLSIAGLPADRVSQHEIPALAISSTDVRARARAGQPVWYLVPDGVVQYIAKHGLYRGNDE
- a CDS encoding response regulator is translated as MSEQITVLLVDDQALVRGGFATILDAQPDITVVGEASTGAEGVAAARRLDPDVICMDVQMPDMDGLEATRQVVADPGIRAGVLMLTTFNRQDYLVEALSAGASGFLLKNSRPAQLVDAVRALAAGDALLAPEVTRAVIRQALEGAAAGRDLGVRAAPPHGGGLPAEVSALTDRELGVLRLLARGLSNDEIAAELVVGRATVKTHVSNVLMKLALRDRVQAVVFAHQHGLVSSD
- a CDS encoding sensor histidine kinase — encoded protein: MSSNDATEQPIDPDSTAWRRRLPTAAEGRADVGMAVALFAGAVLSWVLYRTAGIYEDPASGPVSLLCLAGATLPLAWRRRWPAAVGAAVATAFVLIATLSVPELLVVNIALFMALYSVGAWEPSRRRATWVRVAVIIGMLVWLLVSLFQASTDEEMLEKFDGAGVLSPMVAYMLIQLLTNVLYFAGAYWFGDHAWASARDRARMRWRTRELQVERLRVEAQAVTIERLRLARELHDSVGHHVSLMGVQAAAARTLLDVDRERAAAAMEHVEDAAREAVDELHGLLTTLRVHESEGGPQEAVGSLGVDRIPELVEGACEAGVRATYQVVGEPAPLPPVTSLNLYRIAQEALTNVRKHAGASAQADVRLRYLTDAVELEVADDGVGLRRASSDGAAGRLGLVGMRERVAADGGELLTAPRRLGGFVVRAQVPLRRETADARRETADV
- the rsfS gene encoding ribosome silencing factor, which produces MPATERAVELAILAARAAADLKAEEIIALDVSEQLVLTDAFVIASGTNERQVGAIVDAVEESLHKAGSKAVRREGKSEGRWVLLDFGDIVVHVQHAEDRVYYALEKLWKDCPAIELPADIRSGDGTTADETVEDGTAG
- a CDS encoding DMT family transporter, whose translation is MEAKWRWVLVTAIAPVAWGSNYYVTRQFLPPESPLWGSALRALPAGVLLLLLARRLPRGSWWWRSLVLGALNIGAFFVLVYVASQLLPSSVASTIMATSALALMLLAWPLLSERPAALGVLGAVTGVAGVGALLLGPGAPVRGWGVAASIAAMAMSSIGFVLTKRWAPTESTVAVTSWQLIGGGALILPVALVVEGPPPPLGGPALLGFGYVTVVATALAYVAWFAGLRQLPAGAVGALGLLNPVTGMLLGALAAGEAFGARQAVGSGLVLLGVLVSQQRSGAGVLRTAPPWRRKMEPCALP
- a CDS encoding histidine phosphatase family protein — protein: MTAGRVLLWRHGRTAHNASGRLQGQVDIPLDDVGLWQARTAAAALAARYRPTRVVSSDLSRARATAGALAAQVGLELVLDPRVRERSFGDWEGMTSDEIAARWPDEHAAWARGGEPHRPGGESRADVAERMREAVGEHAAGLGAGDTLVVVTHGAAISLAVGALLGLPSDWRGITGPSNAHWAELHAGRLSHGGAWRLTGYNLGPTDASADWNAGPDQQVRDPD
- a CDS encoding GyrI-like domain-containing protein, producing MRLPQVELAVATHRGADETTPHVYAALGEHVARHELSVDGPIRESYLEGFPGIDPHSVTEIGWPVFRISR
- a CDS encoding MarR family winged helix-turn-helix transcriptional regulator; its protein translation is MAEPSDRVARIQAEWRRERPDLDVAPQGVIGRLHRLAGRLTAELVAVYERHGLGEGEFDVLAALRRAGAPYERAPVDLARHTMVTTGAMTKRVDRLVAAGLVERRPAEGDGRRRIVALTPAGLEVIDAAFAEHMQNERRLVDQLSPDDQAALEPILTRWLQAYEGE
- a CDS encoding MerR family transcriptional regulator, yielding MRPSMTIGDFSRATHLSAKALRLYHQSGLLTPAAVDAHNGYRRYAPEQLADARVIRELRALGLPVDVIRDVLAAPAVATRAELVSEHLERMEARLEEARAVRSLRGLLDETSAPIPITHRSVPETLAVAITETIALADLGTWFQRSVAELTALADGGALRRSGPYGGE